A region of the Burkholderia savannae genome:
CATTGCCGCCGGCCGCGTCGATCCGGCGTCGCTCGCCGCGTTGAGAACGCGCGGCGCGTGCGTGATTCGCGGCGTGTTCGACGAACGGCGGGCGAGCGACTGGAACGACGAGATCGCCGCGTACGTCGAGTCGAACCGGCTCGACGACAAGCTCGCGCATCGCGCCGAGGACCGCTATTTCGGCACGCTCGCGTCGAGCAAGCCGCAGATCTACGGGATCTACTGGTCGAAGCCGCAGATCGCCGCGCGCCAGTCGCCCGAGCTGACGCAGGCGCGCGTGTTCCTGAACCGTCTGTGGCGCGCGCAGAGCGAAGGGCGCGTGCATTTCGATCCGGCGCGCGTGCCGGCCTACGCGGACCGCATCCGCCGGCGGCCGCCGGGCTCGTCGTCGCTCGGGCTGTCGCCGCACGTCGACGGCGGCTCCGTCGAGCGCTGGCTCGGGACGAATTTCCGGCGCGTCTATCGGCACGTGCTCGCGGGCGACTGGCGCGCGTACGATCCGTTCGACGCGGCGTTCCGGCCGGACGTCGAGGAGATTCCGTCGCCCGCCGTCTGCTCGATGTTCCGCACGTTTCAGGGCTGGACCGCGCTGACGCCGCAAGGGCCGGGCGACGGCACGCTGCAGTTGATCCCGATCGCGAACGCGATGGCCTACGTCGTGCTGCGCGCGCTGCAGGACGACGTGCCGGACGACGACCTGTGCGGCGCGCAGCCGGGCCGCGCGCTGTCGGTGCTGCCGGCGTGGCATGCGCCGCTGCTCGCCGCGCTCGTGCCGATTCCGCAGATGCAGCCGGGCGACGCGGTGTTCTGGCACGGCGACGTCGTGCACGCGGTCGAGGACGCGCATCGCGGGACGGGCTACAGCAACGTGATGTACATCGCGTCGGCGCCCGGCTGCGCGAAGAACGACGCGTATCTGAAGCGGCAGTTGCCGAGCTTCCTGCGCGGCGAGAGCCCGCCGGATTTTCCGGCCGATCACTTCGAGACCGATTTCACCGGGCGTGCCCAGGCGGGCGATTTGACCGAGCTGGGGCGCGAGCAGATGGGGTTCGGCTCGTGAACCGCGGCGGCGGGGGGCCGCGCCGCCGATTCGTGCCGTCGCGCCGACGCGTCGCCGCCGCCGCGTCCGTCGTCCGTTTGTCGTCGAGATGCGCCGGCCCGCACGCGCCTCGCCGGCACCGTCACCGTTCCCACGGCGGCGTGCGCGACGCGTCCTGCTTGCCGTACCGCGCGATCGCATCGCGCACGACGGCGCGCGTCGCAATCCCGTCGTCGGCGAGCGCGTGCAGCGCGGCGATCACGATCGACGCGCGATCGACCTCGAAGAACGCGCGCAGCGCCTGGCGCGTGTCGCTGCGGCCGAAGCCGTCGGTGCCGAGCGTCACGTAGCGGCGCGGCACGTACGCGCGGATCAGCTCGGGCAGCGCGCGCGCATAGTCGGTCGCGGCGATCACGGGCCCTTGCGTCGCGGCGAGCGCCGACGTGACGTAGGGCGTCGCGGGTTCGTGCGCTTCGTCGGCGTCGAAGAGGCGC
Encoded here:
- a CDS encoding DUF1479 domain-containing protein; this translates as MPFPIDDLPAAIRTTKAVLRAALPNRARVFRELEGEIARQADAILTDRAQGRDTIAVLRFADIAAGRVDPASLAALRTRGACVIRGVFDERRASDWNDEIAAYVESNRLDDKLAHRAEDRYFGTLASSKPQIYGIYWSKPQIAARQSPELTQARVFLNRLWRAQSEGRVHFDPARVPAYADRIRRRPPGSSSLGLSPHVDGGSVERWLGTNFRRVYRHVLAGDWRAYDPFDAAFRPDVEEIPSPAVCSMFRTFQGWTALTPQGPGDGTLQLIPIANAMAYVVLRALQDDVPDDDLCGAQPGRALSVLPAWHAPLLAALVPIPQMQPGDAVFWHGDVVHAVEDAHRGTGYSNVMYIASAPGCAKNDAYLKRQLPSFLRGESPPDFPADHFETDFTGRAQAGDLTELGREQMGFGS